Within Cellulophaga sp. L1A9, the genomic segment GAAATCATGCAAAATTTAAGAAAAGGTATCTTTGATGTCCTGATTGGAGTAAACCTATTACGTGAAGGCTTAGATTTACCAGAAGTATCCTTAGTTGCTATTTTAGATGCGGATAAAGAAGGGTTCCTACGTAGTAATCGCTCTTTAACCCAAACGGTGGGTAGAGCGGCTAGAAACTTAAATGGTAAAGCGATAATGTATGCGGATAAAATAACAAAAAGCATGCAGCAAACTATTGATGATACAAACTACCGAAGAGAAAAGCAAATAGCTTACAATACCAAACACAATATGGTACCTAAAGCTTTGAATAAAAGTTTAGATAGCGTCTTAGCAAAAAACTCGGTATCTACATACCATTTTGAAAAGGAAGTAGCAAGAGCTGCTGAACCTGATTTGGATTATTTAACCAAAGAACAAATTGAAAAAATGATTCGTGAAAAACGAAAAGATATGGAAAAAGCAGCAAAAGAATTAGACTTTATGCAAGCTGCCAAACTACGTGACGAAATAAAAATGCTACAGAAACAGGAATAAAAAAAGCGCCTCGGAAAACTACCGAAGCGCTTTGAACTAACCAACTTAAACCAACCATTATGAAAACCTCTCGGTCTACACAATGCATTCTGCATTACGCCAATTCTATTAATCTTTTTGGCTTTGGTAATGCTTCTTCTTTTTTCGGAAGATTAAAACTTAATATTCCATTTTCGTAATTTGCATTAATAGCATCTTTATTTACCGAATCTGGTAAGGTAAATGCTCTTTTAAAAGATGAAAAAGAATACTCTTTCCTAGTGTATTTTACTTTATTCACTTCTTTCTCATCTGAAGCTTCTTCTTTACTTTCAAATGAAACAGTTAATAAATCATTATCGATTTCAATTTTAAAATCTTCTTTTTTTCTTCCTGGAGCTACTAATTCCAAAACAAAAGAAGTATCATCTTCTCTGATATTAACTGCAGGTCCTTTAGCATTTAATACTTCTGCTCCACCAAACCAATCTGGCTTGAATATTTCATTCATTAATGCTGGAATTGAAACTACATTTTTGTGTGCTGTACTCATAACTATATATTTTTAATTAGAATTATTTGTTCTTTGGTTTACAATAAACAAAATACATACCAACACACGATAAATGCCATTTTGTCCACTTTCCAACGTTTATTAATGACATAATGTCGTTTTTATGTGATTTTTCTATAAATAAATTATTTGAAGCGTCTATTTCTAAGATGGATTAGCAGGAAACAAATAGAAAAAGCAAGAATTTTAGTATAAAATAGTACCTTGCAGCAAAATTATAGTATATGACTAATAATGATATTCTTAAGAAGCTAAGAGTAGCACTGATGTTGAGAGATGATGAAATTGTAGACATTTTAAAACTTGTAGATTTTAAGATATCTAAAGCTGAGCTTGGTGCATTTTTCAGAAAAGAGGATCATCCGAATTATATGGAATGTGGAGACCAAATACTCCGAAACTTTTTAAATGCACTTGTAATTCACTTTAGAGGTACCAAGGAAAACCCTAAAAATCCAAAAGCTGAATTAGCTGCTATAAAAAAAGGTCCACAAGCAAAAAAAGGATACGATCCTGACTTCAAAGCAAAACAAGAAAAAAAGGTAGATAAAAACGTTATCCACGGAAATTATAAAAACAAAAAAAAATCCTGAGTTGCCTCAGGATTTTTTTTGTAATCAACATAAATGAATTACTTACTCTGTAATTCTTACTGGTACAGTGTAGGTTCTTCCTTCTCGGTAATCTTCTAGACTTACTTTTTGATAATTTAATTTCGCTTTTACAAACTGCTCTACTGCCTTACTATTTGTGGTTACAGATAATACAACAATTTCTCTATCCTCATTCAAGGTAAAAAGAACATTTGCGGTTAAATCGTCCTCAACAATTAAAGAACTATTACTTAACAAAGTTGCAATTTGAGTCGATAAATTATTTTTAGGCTCCTCTGATTTCTTTTTGTCATTTGCTAAAACTGATCCTGTTAATAGTAATAACGCACTTACGAATACTAGACTTAATTTTTTCATGATAATTTGTTTTAAGATTGATAATTGATTAATTGATGATATTAGAAAGACGCTTCAGAAACTATAATGTTACACTCGAATTTCATTTTAACACTTCCTTAACCTCACTAAGCAATTTCTAATTTCATTTCAAAATTAGAAGTTATCACTACTTAAAACTAACTATTAGAGAAGGCTTAACGTACATTTAAACCAATTAACAATAGCTTAAAAGACAAGCTTTTTATTACTGAATTTTCTTACATAAACATAATTCAAGAAACTAGTGATAAGTATAAACTATTGTCAATAGTTTCCTTAAAAAGGATGAATTAAATTCAATGAATATTCCAATAGTATGCAAACAAAAAAAATGGGCAATGTTAAGATAACATTGCCCATTTTAAAAATATATTTTCTGAGTTATAGCACTACTAACCCAATACAGCTTTAACTTTATCTGCAGCTTCTTGGAATTGTACAGCAGACTGTACATCTAAACCAGAATTATCAATCAATTCTTTTGCTAAATCAGCATTTGTTCCTTGCAAACGAACAATAATTGGAACATTTATAGTTCCCATGTTCTTATACGCATCAATCACACCTTGAGCAACACGATCACAACGAACGATACCACCAAAAATGTTAATCAAAATTGCTTTTACTGCAGGATCTTTTAAGATAATCTTAAAAGCAGCCTCAACACGAGCAGCATCCGCAGTACCACCAACATCTAAAAAGTTAGCTGGCTCACCACCTGCTTGCTTAATTAAATCCATTGTTGCCATTGCTAAACCAGCTCCGTTAACCATACACCCAACGTTACCATCAAGATCTACGTAATTTAAACCTAAAGCTCCTGCTTCAACTTCAATTGCATTTTCTTCACGAAGATCACGCATTTCTGCATATTGCTTTCTTCTGTAAAGAGCATTATCATCTATAGATACTTTAGCATCTACAGCCATAATTTTATCATCCGAAGTTTTTAAAACTGGATTGATTTCAAACATACTTGAATCACTTTCAACATATGCTTTATATAAAGATGCTACGAACTTTGTCATTTCTTTAAAAGCGGTACCAGACAAGCCTAAATTAAAGGCAATCTTACGTGCTTGAAAAGGCAATAACCCCGTTCCAGGATCAATTTCTTCTGTAAAAATTAAATGAGGTGTTTTTTCTGCCACTTCTTCGATATCCATACCACCTTCAGTAGAATACATAATCATATTTCTACCTGTACCACGGTTAAGGACTACAGACATATAAAACTCTTTAGTCTCACTAGCGCCTGGGTAATAAACATCTTCAGCAACTAATACTTGATGTACTTTTTTACCTTCAGCAGAAGTTTGAGGCGTAATCAAATTCATTCCAATAATTTGTCCTGCAATTTCTTCAACCTCTTTTAAGTTTTTAGCCAATTTAACACCACCACCTTTTCCGCGGCCACCAGCGTGAACTTGTGCTTTTATAACGTGCCATCCAGTTCCTGTTTCTGCTGTTAATTGCTTTGCAGCATCTACAGCTTCTTTTGCATTATGAGCTACAATTCCTCTTTGGATACGTACCCCAAAACTTGCTAAAATTTCTTTTCCTTGATATTCGTGAAGATTCATAAGTAAATCGTGTCTTTATTTAATGATGACAAAAATAGCAAACCATTGCTAATTACCCTAATGAAAT encodes:
- a CDS encoding Hsp20/alpha crystallin family protein; translation: MSTAHKNVVSIPALMNEIFKPDWFGGAEVLNAKGPAVNIREDDTSFVLELVAPGRKKEDFKIEIDNDLLTVSFESKEEASDEKEVNKVKYTRKEYSFSSFKRAFTLPDSVNKDAINANYENGILSFNLPKKEEALPKPKRLIELA
- a CDS encoding DUF1456 family protein translates to MTNNDILKKLRVALMLRDDEIVDILKLVDFKISKAELGAFFRKEDHPNYMECGDQILRNFLNALVIHFRGTKENPKNPKAELAAIKKGPQAKKGYDPDFKAKQEKKVDKNVIHGNYKNKKKS
- the sucC gene encoding ADP-forming succinate--CoA ligase subunit beta: MNLHEYQGKEILASFGVRIQRGIVAHNAKEAVDAAKQLTAETGTGWHVIKAQVHAGGRGKGGGVKLAKNLKEVEEIAGQIIGMNLITPQTSAEGKKVHQVLVAEDVYYPGASETKEFYMSVVLNRGTGRNMIMYSTEGGMDIEEVAEKTPHLIFTEEIDPGTGLLPFQARKIAFNLGLSGTAFKEMTKFVASLYKAYVESDSSMFEINPVLKTSDDKIMAVDAKVSIDDNALYRRKQYAEMRDLREENAIEVEAGALGLNYVDLDGNVGCMVNGAGLAMATMDLIKQAGGEPANFLDVGGTADAARVEAAFKIILKDPAVKAILINIFGGIVRCDRVAQGVIDAYKNMGTINVPIIVRLQGTNADLAKELIDNSGLDVQSAVQFQEAADKVKAVLG